One window of the Coleofasciculus sp. FACHB-1120 genome contains the following:
- a CDS encoding sugar transferase, giving the protein MTAESQLISGKMLWAFVKRGFQPLAPTGRPRGLSKQRDLPLQRLDRDFAKRCFDVLFSLSVLILFSPVYLLLALLIALSTRGPVFYLQERIGKNYQPFGCLKFRTMVPNADEVLLQMMATSPHLRQEFEDNFKLKDDPRITWIGKFLRVTSLDEFPQFWNVLKGDMSVVGPRPLVAEELSKYGHHIDKVLTIRPGITGLWQVSGRNDIPYPRRVQIDVYYVNARNFWLDLWLIVKTIGVVVSPKDNGAY; this is encoded by the coding sequence TTATCTCCGGCAAGATGTTGTGGGCGTTCGTGAAGCGAGGTTTTCAACCACTCGCGCCGACAGGTAGGCCCAGAGGTTTGAGCAAACAGCGAGACCTCCCCCTACAGCGTCTAGACCGAGATTTCGCTAAGCGATGTTTTGATGTTCTGTTTTCACTGTCGGTTTTGATTTTGTTTTCTCCCGTTTACCTGCTGTTGGCCTTGCTGATTGCCCTTAGCACACGAGGCCCGGTTTTTTATCTCCAGGAACGAATCGGGAAAAATTACCAGCCTTTTGGTTGCCTCAAATTCAGAACGATGGTGCCAAATGCAGACGAAGTGTTGTTGCAAATGATGGCAACCTCACCCCATCTGCGTCAGGAATTCGAGGATAATTTCAAACTCAAAGACGACCCTCGAATTACATGGATTGGTAAATTTCTACGGGTGACTAGCCTGGATGAGTTTCCCCAATTCTGGAACGTTCTGAAAGGGGATATGAGTGTTGTTGGACCAAGACCTCTAGTTGCTGAGGAGTTGTCAAAATACGGACATCACATTGACAAAGTGTTGACGATTCGACCTGGAATCACCGGATTGTGGCAGGTTTCTGGGCGTAATGACATCCCTTACCCGCGCCGAGTGCAGATAGATGTCTATTACGTCAATGCCAGGAATTTCTGGCTCGATTTGTGGCTGATTGTAAAAACAATTGGCGTTGTCGTTTCCCCTAAAGACAATGGTGCCTACTGA